The following is a genomic window from Amycolatopsis australiensis.
GTGTTCGCCGGGCTGGGCTACGCGTTGCTCGCCGGGGCGGTCGTCGTGCTGGCCGGCCGTCCCGCATCCCGGGCGGCCGTCCTCGTCGTCCCGGTGGTGCTGCTGAGCGTGGCCGGAGCGATCACGGCCGGGCGCGTGCCGCCGGAGCGGCCGGCGTTTTCCTTGCGTGACATCGAAGCCGCGCCGCTGCCCACCGGTTCGGTGGCCAGCCCGCTGGACGATCTCGCGGCGCGGTGGCGGAATCCCGGCGTCCCGGTGTTCCGGTACACCGCGTCCGGACCGGTGTCCCGCTGGCCGCTCGTGGTGTTCGACGGCTTCGACGGCGTGAACTGGCGGCCCGGGACCGGCTACCGCCGGGTGGGCCGCGAGGTCGCGCCGGGGCGGGTGGTCGGCGTGCCGGTCGAGCGGAACACCGCGCGCGTCGAGCTCACCGGGCTGGGCGGGCCGTGGCTGCCGAGCCAGACGTGGCCCGCCACCGTCGAAGGCGTGCCCACGCTGGTGGACGAACAGCGGGGCACGCTCCTCGCGGAGCGGCCGAACCCGGGTGCGCGGTACACGATCGGGTGGTGGGAACCGGAGACGGACGCCGCGCGGCTCGCCGACGCGGCCGTGGACCCCGCGGCGGGGCTGGGCAGCCTGAGCGAAGTTCCGCCGGAGATCGACGCACTCGCCGAGCGTGCCCTGCCCGGCCTGCGGCCGTCGTTCCGGTCCGCGCTCGCCCTCGAGCGGTTCCTCCGTGACAACTACCGGCTGGCCGTCGGCACCGATGTCCCGACCGGGCACGGCTGGCCGCAGCTGCGGAAGTTCCTCGTCGAGGACAAGCGGGGCACGAGCGAGCAGTTCGCGGCGGCCTACGTCGCGCTGGCGCGGCTGCGCGGCATCCCGGCCCGCCTGGCGACGGGTTTCCGCGCACCCGAGCGGCCGGAGCCCGACGGGTCGTACCTGGTGCGCAACCGGGACGCCGCCGCGTGGCCCGAAGTCGCCGTCGCCGGGGTCGGCTGGGTCGCGCTGGACCCGGCCGCGGGCGCGGCTCCCAGCGGGGCCGGAAGCACCGGGGTGGCGGCCGCCGTCGCCCGGGCCCGGGCGGAGCTGCCCCCGGAACCCCAGCTGGCGGACACGGGAACCGCGGACGTAGCGTCCACAATGGACTCTCGATCGGGTGGTGGCGGCTGGACCGGACCGGCGCTGGCCGCGGCCGTGCTGGTGGCGGCGGCGGGCTTGGCGTGGGGCGGCGGAGTCCCGGCGGCGGTGGGCATCCGGGCCCGGCTCCGCCGGCGCCGGCCCGGCCGGGCGGCGGTGCTCGGGGCGTGGGCGGAGGCCCGCGACCGGTTGCGCGCCCACGGGGTCGCGGTCACCGCGGGCATGACCGTCCGCGACCTCGGCACGGCCGCGTCCGGAGTCGCGGACCGGACGACGGTGGAAGCACTCGGTTCGCTGGCGGCGGTCGTGGACGTCGCACTGTGGTCGGGTACGGCACCTCCCGACGCCGGAGCACGCGCGTGGGCGGCGGTCCGGGCGGTCCGCGACGGCCTGCGCCGGCGGCCACTGCGGGAGCGGCTGCGTGCGGCGCTCAATCCGATGGTGCTGCGCTCGCCTCGTTGAGCCGGGTGCCGGCGGAATGCCTGGGGCGGGAGCGGCTGCGTGCGGCGTCGCTCAGCACACCGCGCCGCGGATCGGGCGCGCCTGGCTCTGCCAGGTGCCGCGCGGGCTCGCCGCCTGGATCCGGAAGCAGTAGCCGCGGCCGCGCTCCACCGGGATCTCTCGGCTCGTCGCGCGCTGGGCGATGATCACCCGCGGGCTCGGCTGTCCCGCTTCGGTCACCAGCACGGCGAAATCGAGGTTCGGCGGGGCGTGCCACGTCAGCGTCACGAAGTCCTCGTGGTCGGCGGGCTCGTCCAGGTCGA
Proteins encoded in this region:
- a CDS encoding transglutaminaseTgpA domain-containing protein yields the protein MPRGAEVAMVAAAALAGLLFGPVFGVLPLLPGLVVVVTTFAVAELCRRWPGLVPWRPLLVPAAGVLAIVEAVLPGTTLGGLPTADSFSVLADGALHGWRRTLQSTWPASPDPRLLVFVPLLVLVAAWLGLELLHRVRRPLPALVPGLLVAVLSQAYAAVSGFTAVFAGLGYALLAGAVVVLAGRPASRAAVLVVPVVLLSVAGAITAGRVPPERPAFSLRDIEAAPLPTGSVASPLDDLAARWRNPGVPVFRYTASGPVSRWPLVVFDGFDGVNWRPGTGYRRVGREVAPGRVVGVPVERNTARVELTGLGGPWLPSQTWPATVEGVPTLVDEQRGTLLAERPNPGARYTIGWWEPETDAARLADAAVDPAAGLGSLSEVPPEIDALAERALPGLRPSFRSALALERFLRDNYRLAVGTDVPTGHGWPQLRKFLVEDKRGTSEQFAAAYVALARLRGIPARLATGFRAPERPEPDGSYLVRNRDAAAWPEVAVAGVGWVALDPAAGAAPSGAGSTGVAAAVARARAELPPEPQLADTGTADVASTMDSRSGGGGWTGPALAAAVLVAAAGLAWGGGVPAAVGIRARLRRRRPGRAAVLGAWAEARDRLRAHGVAVTAGMTVRDLGTAASGVADRTTVEALGSLAAVVDVALWSGTAPPDAGARAWAAVRAVRDGLRRRPLRERLRAALNPMVLRSPR